Genomic window (Neurospora crassa OR74A linkage group VI, whole genome shotgun sequence):
AGGGGGAGACGGTCAAGGGGGCGAGTGTGTGGGATATGTTTAGGGATCCGGTGGATAGGAGACGGACGGTGTTGGCGGTTTGCGGGTTGACGGTGCAGGGGGCGTCGGGGGCTATGTATATGATTGGTATGTTTGATTCATGATAAccttgtggtggtggtgatggataaTGGCTGACGAGCAACAGCATACGGCACATACTTCTTCAAGATGGCTGGTATCGGCAAGCCGTTCGAAAACCACGTCATCTTGACATCCCTTGGCGTGGTGGCCATCCTCGTCAACTCGGCTATGGTCACGCACTTTGGTCGTCGGcgcatcttcctcatcagcGGTCTGATCCTCTGCGGTGTTGCCCAGCTCCTTATAGCCGTTGTGTATACCGTCAAGCCGGGCACCAAGTCCACCGGTCAAGCCATAGTTGGACTCGCTGTTGTCTATATCCTGGGGTATAACGGCATGGTAGCGACGTATGCGTGGATCTCAGGCGGCGAACTCCCCTCGCAGAGGTTGCGGTCGTATACGTTCGGACTGGCGACAGCGATTGGATTCTTTGCGGCTTGGTTGACGACGTTTACGGCGCCGTACTTTATCAATCCCGAGTCGATGAACTGGGGGCCAAAATATGGGTATATCTGGACGCCATCGTGTTGGATTTCTGCGTGAGTGTTCCCCTGTCTCCTGTCTCCCGATTAGTGGACGATGAGCTGACGAGAAGAGCGCGCGCAGTCTCTGGGTGTACTTTTACCTACCGGAAGTCAAGGGCCGTACCTTGGAGGAGATTGACCAAATGTTCGAGGCGCGGTTGCCGGCGAGGAAGTTTCGCAAATACGTGTGTGTTGGtcgcgatggtggtggtggtggtggtggtggtggtggtggtggtggtggtggtggtggtgcaaaCGAGTCGGACAAGAACAGTGTCAattgggagaagaagggcgacgAGGTGGTGCATGCGGAAGAGGTGAAGCGGGTGGTGTCCAGTTAGTCACTTAACAGGAAAGGTGCTGTGAACACGGCAGAATAGGTGGAATCTAATAGCGCATAAACACTTATTCACGTTACCATGTCAAACCTAAACATGGACATCCGAGCATCCAAATCAACATTCCGTTTCATTGTCCTCGGCGTTGGTATCtcgatcaccaccaccaccaacctcctctccctctacATATTCCACTGTAAGGAAGCCTTTTCATCCAACTTGATAATAACACTCTTGATCTCCAAGAAGTGATTCATGCTGTGCAACCTTCCCTCCCGCCCCTGCCCACTCCCCTTATACCCCCCAAACGGCAAATCCCTCCCGATCGATGGACTCGAGCAGTTGATACTGACATAGCCGCTCTCCAGCGCCTTGGCCATCCTCATCGCCCTACTGAGATCATTGGTAAACACGGCCGCCCACAATCCATACTCGGTATCGTTCGCCTtggccaccacctcctcctccgtctcaaACGTATTGATATTCAACACCGGCCCAAAgatctcctccttcatgATCTTGGCGTCCTCCGGCGTATCAAGGAACACCGTCGGCTCCACAAAGTATCCCTTTCTCTCGTCCAGCTGGCCCTTGCCGCCTACAGCTAGCTTGCCGCTCTTCTTGCCTTCTTCAATGTAGGACAAGATGTTTTTGTACTGGATCTCGTCCGCTTGAGGACCCATCTGCGTTTGCGGGTCCAGCGGGTTACCGCCCCGAATAGTGGCCATGCGCTTGGTGAAGGCTTCGATGAACTTGGGCG
Coding sequences:
- a CDS encoding sugar transporter 4; amino-acid sequence: MSSKETASTMAEKDVEHPIDTPVAITAEVEEKYGIKAHWKCLAACTLVSMCPFQYGLDFGLIGGLQAMIGFLKVFGHPAPHVAGGWNISPSRQQLISSLMTLGAFLSSSLAGPTATFLSRRQTIWAASLLCIVSNVIMMATTSIGGLYAGRLLLGLANGFYMTFSQLYIQEVAPARYRGLMISSFQVWTSVGTVIGGVVDNFTEKIDGRDSYLIPLGLIFVFPVVISLGLFAVPESPRWLMMQGREEQARKSLRWHRPYSDRMVEEEIRDIQLALAAEGETVKGASVWDMFRDPVDRRRTVLAVCGLTVQGASGAMYMIAYGTYFFKMAGIGKPFENHVILTSLGVVAILVNSAMVTHFGRRRIFLISGLILCGVAQLLIAVVYTVKPGTKSTGQAIVGLAVVYILGYNGMVATYAWISGGELPSQRLRSYTFGLATAIGFFAAWLTTFTAPYFINPESMNWGPKYGYIWTPSCWISALWVYFYLPEVKGRTLEEIDQMFEARLPARKFRKYVCVGRDGGGGGGGGGGGGGGGGGANESDKNSVNWEKKGDEVVHAEEVKRVVSS